From a region of the Apteryx mantelli isolate bAptMan1 chromosome 20, bAptMan1.hap1, whole genome shotgun sequence genome:
- the LOC136993821 gene encoding olfactory receptor 6F1-like, which produces MGAGNETVVAEFILEGFSGLDQRLQPFLSLILLLIYLTTVTGNTTIIFLVCVDHRLQTPMYFFISNLAFLEIWFTSSTTITLLVILSSGRRTISLSSCFAQCYFYFALGCTEFALLVVMSFDRYVAICQPLHYAAIMKQQLCTHVVVATWVISFTLSSYRLVLLSKLTFCGPNKIYHFFCDNSPLFKLSCSDTSLLWKADSILISFVLLGSLCLILVSYVRIFHCILHMPSASGRKKAFATCSSHLTALAIAYGSCIVLYAQPTEEVSLETNTVVALLNTVLYPFLNPFIYSFRNKTVKLALEEALGRAKVWLFPRS; this is translated from the coding sequence atgggagcaggaaatgaaactgtggttgctgagttcatcctggagggtttctcagggcttgatcaaagactacagccatttctctccctgatccttctactcatatacctgacaacagtgacagggaacacaacgattattttccttgtgtgtgtggatcaccgcctgcaaacccccatgtactttttcatcagcaatctggcattcctggaaatctggttcacatcctccacaaccatcacattgttggtgattctgagctctggaaggagaacaatctcattaagcagctgctttgcccaatgctatttctattttgccctgggttgtacagagtttgctctccttgttgtcatgtcctttgatcgctacgttgccatctgccagcctttgcattatgctgccatcatgaagcagcagctctgcacccacgtGGTTGTTGCTACTTGGGTCATAAGCTTCACACTCTCAAGTTACCGCCTGGTCTTACTCTCAAAGCTGACCTTCTGTGGTCCCAACAAGATCTACCactttttttgtgacaactcccccttattcaaactgtcctgctctgacaccagcctgctttggaaagcagactccattCTGATATCATTTgtattgctgggttccttatgtttaatcctggtgtcctacgtgcgcatcttccactgtattctgcacatgccatcagcatctgggaggaagaaagcttttgctacctgttcttcccatctcactgccttagccatcgcatacggaagctgcattgttctctatgcacagcccacagaagaggtttccttggagaccaacacagttgtagctttgctgaacactgtcctgtaccccttcttaaaccccttcatctacagtttcagaaacaagactgtgaagctggccctggaggaagcccttggccgtgcaaaggtttggcttttcccccggtcatga